From Bordetella flabilis, the proteins below share one genomic window:
- a CDS encoding cyclase family protein — MTNTRRWRVRPEGSNWGDFGPDDRLGTLNYIQHAQRLAAVAEIRAGLSFSLSLPLDVPRAPVLNPRRKGPVIRPSEKNGVPVYRYPLASDVPGATDVVSDDSVTLSPQYSTQWDALGHIGAMFDPHGDGHPVPTGYNGFQVSEPHGPDFNGTQELSIAPMARHGIQGRGVLVDLRAHFGDDFRLVSYRDLMQVMDTDGVEVRQGDVLCLHTGLADLALRLPDAKLDRLKHSCCMLDGRDADLLNWIANSKIAAIAADNHAVERRNHTLDADSGPLLPLHELCLFKLGLPLGELWHLTALAAWLRQNDRHAFFLTAAPMYLPGLVGAPVNPIATV; from the coding sequence ATGACAAACACCCGACGCTGGCGCGTACGGCCGGAAGGTTCGAACTGGGGCGACTTCGGCCCCGATGACCGCCTCGGCACGCTGAACTACATCCAACACGCGCAACGCCTGGCCGCGGTCGCCGAAATCCGCGCCGGCCTGTCGTTTTCGCTGAGCCTGCCGCTGGACGTGCCGCGCGCGCCCGTGCTCAATCCCCGCCGCAAGGGCCCCGTGATCCGGCCGTCTGAAAAGAACGGCGTACCGGTCTACCGCTATCCGCTGGCGTCGGACGTCCCGGGCGCAACCGACGTCGTCAGCGACGACAGCGTAACGCTGTCGCCGCAGTACTCGACACAATGGGACGCCCTGGGCCACATCGGCGCGATGTTCGACCCCCACGGTGACGGCCATCCCGTGCCGACGGGCTACAACGGTTTCCAGGTAAGCGAACCGCACGGCCCCGACTTCAACGGCACGCAGGAGTTGTCCATTGCGCCAATGGCGCGGCATGGCATCCAAGGACGCGGCGTGCTGGTCGACCTACGCGCACACTTCGGCGACGATTTCCGCCTGGTGTCATACCGCGATCTGATGCAGGTCATGGATACGGATGGCGTCGAAGTGCGCCAGGGCGATGTGCTGTGCCTGCACACCGGACTGGCCGACCTGGCCTTGCGCCTGCCGGACGCCAAACTGGATCGCCTGAAACACAGTTGCTGCATGCTGGACGGCCGCGACGCCGATCTGCTGAACTGGATCGCCAATAGCAAGATTGCGGCCATCGCGGCGGACAACCATGCCGTTGAACGGCGCAACCACACCCTGGATGCCGACAGCGGGCCGCTGCTGCCCTTGCACGAACTCTGCCTTTTCAAACTGGGCCTTCCGCTGGGCGAACTGTGGCACCTGACGGCGCTTGCCGCCTGGCTGCGCCAGAACGACCGCCACGCCTTTTTCCTCACTGCTGCCCCGATGTACCTGCCAGGCCTCGTAGGGGCGCCCGTGAACCCCATCGCCACGGTATAG
- a CDS encoding CaiB/BaiF CoA transferase family protein — translation MTQQAYSERPLSGIQVLDLSAYIAGPYGCALLGDLGADVIKVEPPEGDNLRKYPSTLAAESRAFLGINRHKRGICLDLKTQAGYDVLCALVARADVLVHNFRPGVPERLRIDFPTLQALNPRLIYCAMTGYGSTGPLAKHAGYDQVLQSMTGMCSAQGKADGPPEILYGSVVDYYGAALLSNSVAAALYRREKTGMGQAIDVSLLGSALAMQSARLVWAEGEPRHIERDMRSGGITGIHPTRDGYLYISANTPHFWRALCEHLGLAELADDPEYDSVKKRAARAADLIPRVRAALARETAPTWAERFGQSVPCAVVNRVEDMFDHPQVQSMGFMRQYTNPQAGAYLGLARWAHFGNEAAASKPADLADGAPALGQHTRQILLDLGYPQQAVEDLIASAAVR, via the coding sequence TCTCAGTGCCTACATCGCGGGTCCCTACGGTTGTGCCCTGCTGGGCGATCTGGGTGCCGACGTCATCAAGGTGGAACCGCCCGAAGGCGACAACCTGCGCAAGTACCCGTCGACGCTCGCGGCGGAGAGCCGCGCCTTCCTGGGCATCAACCGCCACAAACGCGGCATCTGCCTGGATCTGAAGACGCAGGCAGGGTATGACGTGCTGTGCGCGCTGGTGGCCAGGGCCGATGTCCTGGTGCACAACTTCCGCCCCGGCGTACCGGAGCGGCTGCGCATCGATTTCCCGACTTTGCAGGCCTTGAATCCCCGGCTCATCTATTGCGCCATGACGGGATACGGCAGTACTGGTCCCCTTGCCAAGCATGCCGGCTACGATCAGGTGCTGCAGTCCATGACTGGCATGTGCTCGGCCCAGGGCAAGGCCGATGGCCCGCCCGAAATCCTGTATGGATCCGTGGTCGACTATTACGGCGCCGCCCTGCTGTCCAACAGCGTGGCCGCTGCCCTCTACCGCCGCGAGAAAACAGGCATGGGCCAGGCGATCGACGTATCGCTGCTGGGTAGCGCACTGGCCATGCAATCGGCTCGCCTGGTCTGGGCCGAGGGTGAGCCGCGGCATATCGAACGCGACATGCGGTCGGGCGGCATCACGGGGATCCATCCGACGCGCGATGGCTATCTTTATATCTCCGCGAACACGCCGCATTTCTGGCGAGCCCTGTGCGAACACCTGGGATTGGCGGAACTGGCGGACGACCCGGAATACGACAGCGTCAAAAAGCGCGCCGCGCGGGCGGCCGACCTCATTCCGCGCGTACGCGCCGCCCTGGCGCGCGAAACCGCACCGACATGGGCGGAACGCTTCGGCCAGAGCGTACCCTGCGCGGTGGTCAATCGCGTGGAAGACATGTTCGACCATCCGCAAGTCCAGTCCATGGGATTCATGCGGCAATACACGAACCCGCAGGCAGGCGCCTATCTGGGCCTGGCTCGCTGGGCGCACTTCGGCAACGAGGCGGCCGCAAGCAAGCCTGCCGACCTCGCGGACGGTGCGCCGGCGCTGGGCCAGCATACGCGGCAGATTCTGCTGGACCTGGGCTATCCGCAGCAGGCCGTCGAGGACTTGATTGCCTCGGCCGCGGTGCGTTGA